AGTTCCCGGCTGAGAATTCTTTTCATAACCGCATCAAAACACTTGAGTTTGGCAGGATTCTACCCAATAACATCAAAGACCTTTTCTTTCATATCAAAGAGAAAGGGAATATTGCAGTCCATCAGAACAAAGCCACGGTAGATGAGGCTAAACACGCTCTCTTTCTGTGTTATAAGATAAGCAAGTGGTTTTATGAAACCTACGCCACTGTTCCCGCAGACATAACTGCCTTCAAGTTTCAAATGCCGGCGGAACTTGACACCCGCCATGCCCTGTATGTTCTGGAAACCGATTACAAGAACCTAGAGCAACGGTTTGAGCAATTACTGCAGGAACGGCAAACTACAGGATTGCCAGAAGAGACGCAGCAAGTTATTCAGCAAAGATCTGAGAAAGCGGCCAGCAAGATAGACCAGCTTCCGCAGGCCTTGCTGGCCAAAGCGTTCAGAGGCGAACTGGTACCGCAAGACCCGCAAGACGAGCCCGCCAGCGTACTGCTGCAAAAGATAAAAGCCGCTCAAGCTAGCACCCCCAAGGCCAAGAAAACCAAAGGAGAAAACCAAACGGAACTGGCGCTGTAACACCGGCTCCCTCTTTTTGTCATCCTGAAAGGACCTTGTGGGCCAGCTAGAAAAGCGCTGTCGTAAACGCTAAACCTCAGAGGTTTTGAAAACCTGTGAGGATTTTACAGTACGTTTTCGGCCTCATTTTGAGAAATAAAGCCGAAAGCAGCTTCTAAGTAGGCATATTGACAACCAATTGCTGTTCAGGATTTCCTAATCCCCGACAGAGGGCTTTCGGATTGATAAATCCGAAAGAGCAAGGGAGCAAGTTCCTGCCCTTCGCCCACAAGGCCTTTCCAAGATGATAGGAAGGGGAGGCGTATTCGGCCTCACTTTGGGAAATGAAGCCGAAAACGTTTTTCAAGCAAATTGGGGCAGAAGCTTTATCATATTTCAATTTATTAGTAGTTTGTAAAAATTCTATAGACCTATTTTTATTTAAATATTTGAGAAAGACATGGCCAGTTGTTACAGATGTGGTGCGTCAGGCGCAGACTATAGAAGGTCAGTGGTAACAGGTTCATCTTTTGGAGGCTGGGTGAGTTCTAGGTCTTCTGGCGGAAGTTCAAGGACCTATTATGGCGTAAGAAGCCATTGTGAAAGTTGCGCCGCCAGAATTGATATGTGGGGCCATATTAAGTGGGCAGCTATCTATTTTGGTTTGTTCTTTATCCTGTTTAAATACCTTTATGTAGGATGAAAACATATTACGAAACACTAGGTGTCTCAGAAGAAGCATCTCAGGATGAAATTAAACAAGCATATCGTAAACTTGCCATTAAGCTCCATCCAGACAAGAACAGTAATGATACTTTCTTTGACCAATTATTTAAAAGCATTAATGAAGCCTACGAGGTAATAGGAGACGAAAAAAAGCGGGCTGCCTACAACCATACGTTACGTGCAACAAAGAGAGGTAAAACACAGAATTCCCCTTTTGAAACAGAAGATTTTGATTTCCTTTTAGTAAATGCTACGTGCCTCATCTTAGTAACCAGACAGGTTTCTTCTACCGGTCTGCAAAGAAATTTTAAAATTGGGTATGGCAGAGCAGGCCGCATTATTGACCAACTTGAACATTTGGGCATTATATCTCCTTTTGATGGCCATGCTCCCAGAAAATTGCTGGTGAGTTATGACGGCGCACTTGAGCTATTAAGGAAAAATATTCCTGGG
This region of Rufibacter sp. LB8 genomic DNA includes:
- a CDS encoding DUF4145 domain-containing protein, producing MSTSNFRFLEEEFPILFNLGQSAEFNLYQDPVTASFKIRQFGERLTEKLFEEHKLEFPAENSFHNRIKTLEFGRILPNNIKDLFFHIKEKGNIAVHQNKATVDEAKHALFLCYKISKWFYETYATVPADITAFKFQMPAELDTRHALYVLETDYKNLEQRFEQLLQERQTTGLPEETQQVIQQRSEKAASKIDQLPQALLAKAFRGELVPQDPQDEPASVLLQKIKAAQASTPKAKKTKGENQTELAL
- a CDS encoding DnaJ domain-containing protein, translated to MKTYYETLGVSEEASQDEIKQAYRKLAIKLHPDKNSNDTFFDQLFKSINEAYEVIGDEKKRAAYNHTLRATKRGKTQNSPFETEDFDFLLVNATCLILVTRQVSSTGLQRNFKIGYGRAGRIIDQLEHLGIISPFDGHAPRKLLVSYDGALELLRKNIPGFSLPVFQSQFKSNQAAFKANASPVATTPPASPTIRKKNRKPASVWAKVTCWKWVKRFFLFANLLLVSIYFFRESLTNAKITATKGLKIRETPHVDAVPITGVPNNQRVEILRTDGPLEKIEGRKDNWYYIRYKNKEGWAWGGFIKRDSKEIR